Proteins encoded within one genomic window of Acidovorax sp. 107:
- a CDS encoding DegT/DnrJ/EryC1/StrS aminotransferase family protein — translation MIDFIDLKAQQARIKSQIDSAITRVLAHGQYILGPEVAELEERLAAYTGAKHCITVANGTDALQIAQMALGIGPGDEVITPGFTYIATAETVALLRAKPIYVDIDPRTYNLNPALLEAAITPRTKAIIPVSLYGQCADYDAINAVAQKHGITVIEDAAQSFGATYKGRKSCNLTSIACTSFFPSKPLGCYGDGGAIFTNDDELAKVMRQIARHGQDRRYHHIRVGVNSRLDTLQAAILLPKLGILDEEIAARQQAAKHYTALLRPRLLQGEGGSDGPLAITAPHIEPHNTSAWAQYTVQVPHREQVKDQLKLVGIPTAVHYPLPLNQQPAVADTRAILPVGDAVAQSVLGLPMHPYLDVNIIHRVAQATIEAAFGKYYF, via the coding sequence ATGATTGACTTCATCGACCTCAAGGCCCAGCAGGCACGTATCAAAAGTCAGATCGACTCCGCGATTACCCGTGTGTTGGCACACGGGCAGTACATCCTAGGCCCTGAGGTCGCCGAGTTGGAAGAAAGGTTGGCCGCCTACACTGGCGCCAAACACTGCATCACTGTGGCCAATGGCACTGACGCACTGCAGATCGCGCAAATGGCCCTGGGCATAGGCCCGGGCGATGAAGTCATAACACCCGGTTTTACCTACATTGCGACAGCAGAAACAGTGGCATTGCTGCGCGCCAAACCCATATATGTGGACATTGACCCGCGTACCTACAACTTGAATCCAGCCCTGCTGGAGGCCGCAATCACACCACGTACCAAAGCCATCATCCCCGTCAGTCTTTACGGCCAGTGTGCAGACTACGACGCCATTAACGCTGTCGCCCAAAAACACGGCATTACCGTCATCGAAGACGCGGCTCAAAGCTTTGGCGCCACTTACAAAGGCCGCAAAAGTTGTAACTTGACTTCAATCGCCTGTACCAGCTTCTTCCCCAGCAAACCCCTGGGCTGCTACGGGGACGGCGGAGCTATTTTCACTAATGACGATGAACTGGCCAAGGTGATGCGCCAGATCGCCCGCCATGGCCAGGACCGCCGTTACCACCACATCCGCGTGGGCGTCAATAGCCGACTGGACACGCTGCAGGCCGCCATTCTGCTGCCCAAGCTAGGTATCCTGGACGAAGAAATTGCAGCCCGCCAACAAGCGGCCAAACATTACACCGCGCTATTACGCCCTCGCCTACTTCAAGGAGAGGGCGGAAGTGATGGCCCTCTCGCTATCACCGCGCCTCATATCGAACCCCACAATACCAGTGCCTGGGCACAATACACCGTGCAAGTGCCCCACCGCGAACAAGTGAAAGACCAACTGAAGCTAGTTGGCATCCCCACCGCGGTGCATTATCCACTCCCTTTGAATCAACAACCTGCCGTAGCTGATACCCGCGCCATTTTACCCGTGGGCGATGCGGTAGCACAAAGTGTGCTGGGTTTGCCTATGCACCCGTATTTGGATGTAAATATTATTCATCGCGTCGCACAAGCCACTATCGAGGCTGCTTTTGGAAAATATTATTTTTAG
- a CDS encoding acyltransferase: MRTTIHHSAVVDEGAAIGEGSRIWHWVHVCSGARIGKSVTLGQNVFVGNRVAIGDHCKIQNNVSVYDNVTLEDGVFCGPSMVFTNVHNPRAFIERKNEFRNTLVKKGATLGANCTIVCGTTIGEYAFVGAGAVVNKDVRAYALVVGVPARHVGWMSEYGEQLALPLQGHGEATCPHTGARYMLKDQTVTKLPTSRHD; the protein is encoded by the coding sequence ATGAGAACCACCATCCATCACAGCGCCGTCGTGGACGAAGGTGCAGCCATTGGCGAAGGGTCGCGAATCTGGCACTGGGTTCACGTGTGCAGCGGTGCACGCATTGGCAAAAGCGTTACGCTAGGCCAGAACGTCTTTGTGGGCAACCGGGTTGCGATTGGCGACCACTGCAAGATACAAAACAACGTCAGCGTTTACGACAACGTCACGCTCGAAGACGGTGTTTTTTGCGGTCCAAGCATGGTATTTACCAACGTCCACAACCCGCGCGCATTCATCGAACGGAAGAACGAGTTCCGCAACACATTGGTCAAAAAAGGCGCCACCTTGGGTGCCAACTGCACCATTGTGTGCGGCACCACTATTGGCGAATACGCCTTTGTAGGGGCTGGCGCAGTGGTCAACAAGGACGTACGCGCCTATGCCTTGGTGGTGGGAGTGCCCGCACGACACGTAGGCTGGATGAGTGAATATGGCGAGCAACTCGCGCTCCCCCTGCAAGGCCACGGTGAAGCCACCTGCCCCCACACTGGGGCCCGCTATATGCTTAAAGACCAAACGGTTACCAAGCTGCCGACGTCACGCCATGATTGA